In one window of Tellurirhabdus rosea DNA:
- the tsaE gene encoding tRNA (adenosine(37)-N6)-threonylcarbamoyltransferase complex ATPase subunit type 1 TsaE, with product MTLIVPSLNDLDEAARKLLEAGRNHAVWLFEGEMGAGKTTLIKSLCRQMGVQNVVQSPTFSIVNEYVTKTGEPVYHFDCYRLRNEQEALDIGIEEYFDSGDTCFVEWPERVAGLLPPDAWTVRIRAEDEKRIIETEAIMS from the coding sequence ATGACGCTGATTGTACCAAGCCTGAACGACCTCGACGAAGCCGCCCGGAAGCTGCTCGAAGCGGGCCGAAACCATGCCGTCTGGCTGTTTGAAGGGGAAATGGGGGCCGGAAAGACGACCCTCATCAAGTCGCTCTGTCGGCAGATGGGTGTGCAGAACGTGGTGCAAAGTCCGACATTTTCCATTGTAAACGAGTACGTTACGAAGACGGGCGAACCAGTCTATCATTTTGACTGTTACCGGCTTCGCAACGAGCAGGAGGCGCTCGACATCGGCATCGAAGAGTACTTCGACTCCGGAGACACCTGTTTTGTCGAATGGCCCGAACGGGTCGCCGGCCTGCTGCCCCCCGACGCCTGGACCGTTCGCATCCGGGCCGAGGACGAAAAACGGATTATTGAAACAGAAGCAATTATGAGTTAA